The DNA sequence GTCCAACTCTTTGTGACCTTCCAGCCCAGTTCGTCAGTGGCCTTCTTGATGTTTGCGACCAGTTTGGCAACATCACCGTGCCTGCGTTCTCCAAAAGTGTAGGCAAAGGTTCCTTCGAGAGCTTTTTAGAAGCCTTGGACTACTTGGTACACGCTGTATCCGCATCCGTGCCCAAATTGTAGACCTCGTAGTTGTTCTGAATGGCTGGCAGCTTGTTCATGGCCATCACATGTCCGTTTGCTTAGTTATGGCAGAGATACCCAGATCGGTGATGTGGATGTAATCACGGATGCAAGTGCCATCGGGGGTGGGATAGTCCTGACCAAAATACTCAGTTTTTAGCGTTTCTTGATGATGACTTCCTGGATGAAGGGGAAGAGGTTGTTGGGATACTCATAAGGCTCGTCTCCGAGAAGATAGCTGGAGTGTGCGCCACAGGGATTGAAATATCTGAGAGAGATGACGCGCCAATCCTTGTGGATTTTGCAGAGGGAAGCAAGCAGCATCTCCACGCAAGCCTTTGACTCTCCGTAAGGACTTCCTGGCAGTTTGAGATCAGTCTCTGTGCAATTATCCTTATCGCCGTACACTCCAGCGGTTGAGGAGAAGATGAAGTTTTACACTACGTGTATTTCTCCATCAGTCTGAACAGGTTCATAGAGCCGACCACGTTGTTCTCGTAGTAGAGCATGGGCTTGGCGTAGGACTCTCCGATGGCCTTCTTGGCGGCGAAGTGCATGATGGCATCGATCGGCTCTCCCCGTTCCAGGTACTCTCTGAAGACCCATCGAGGAATTAGAAGTCCAGGATGTTGCCCTGGTGGAAGCGCACCTCCTCTCTATTTACTCCTTCGTGAATTTTGAACTCAATATCTGCTGGATGCGTTGAAGAACATCGTCGAAGCAATTGGAAAGATCGTCGATAATGACCACGCTGGCTGAGGTCTGCTCGATGATGTGGACGACAGTATGCGAGCCAATGAATCCCAATCCTCCGGGGACGAGCATATTCTTGATGGTGCTCATGGTGCTTCAATAATGCAAATCTAAGTATTATCCCGGGTatcaacaaaatgataatgTAAGAGAAATATCCTGTGTTATTTTTGGATTATTCTGGGCCATACATAAACCATACATAAATATGCTCTAACAGGATTAAATGTTCCGGATGCTGGTCACGCGCTACGCCAGCAAACTGGCCAAGCCCAAGAAGCAAGCCTCCTATATGCTCCAGGAGAAGAAAGTGGAAACCGAACAGGTCCCGCTTAGGAAGCCATCGCCAAGAAGAGCGATAGTAAATTGATGGAAGATGCCTACAATCCCACCGCCGTAGAAAGACACTGGAATGCCTGGTGGGAACAGAAGTAATCATTCAATAAGACAGCAAGTTTTTCCATGCCAACAACCAGACCACCAATCCCAAGAGGTTTACCATCTGCCTACCTCCACCCAACGTCACTGGTATCTTCACATTGGACACGCCCTCACCGTCGCCATCGAGGATGCCTTGGTCAGGAATAAGAGGATGAGCGGATATGAGACTCTTTTTATACCGGGCACTGATCATGCTGGTATTGCCACCCAGACTGTTGCTGAAAAGAAATTGTTCAAGTAAACAGGCAAAACACGCCACGATCTTGGAAGAGAGAAGTTTTTGGAAGTTGTCTGGCAGTTCAAGGAAACGCATGGAAACGGTATTCTCAACCAGCTCAGACGCACAGCTGGTTCTATGGATTGGGACAGACTAGCCTTCACCATGGACGACAATCTCTCCAAAGCCGTCGCTGAGGGCTTCGTAAGACTCTTCTAGATGGGTTTGATCTACCGCGCAAACCGTTTGGTCAACTGGTCAACATCCCTAAAGACCGCCATATCCGATATCGAGGTCGAGCACATCGACATCGAGAAGAGGAAGTTGCTGGACGTTCCCGGATACGATAAGAAGGTGGAGTTTGGAGTCATTGTCCACTTCAAGTACGCCCTTAAGGAGGACCCCACCCGCTTCGTCGAAGTCGCCACCACCAGAATTGAGACCATGCTGGGTGATACCGCCATCGCCGTCCACCCCGAAGATCCACGCTACAAGGACCTTATCGGCAAGGAAATACAACACCCCTTCATCCCCGATAGGCGCATGGTAGTCATTGCCGACGAAATGGTCGACAGGGAGTTTGGAACTGGATGCGTCAAGATCACCCCAGCACACGATCACAACGATTATGCTTGCGGACAGAGGCACAAGCTGGAGTTCATCAACATTTTCACCGAGGACGGTCTCATCAACGAAAACGGAGGACAGTTCAAGGGACTCAAGCGATTCGAATGCCGCAGGATCATCGAGGAGGAGCTAAAGAAGCTGGGTCTTTTCGTTGAGAAGAAGGACAACAAGATGCGTCTCGGTCTGTGCTCGCGCTCCCAGGACGTCATCGAGCCCATCATCAAGCCACAGTGGTATGTAAAATGCTCAGAGATCTCCAACAAGATGATCGATATCGTCAAGACTGGAGAGATGATCATCCACcccaaggaagaggaagacactTGGTACCGCTGGATGGAGAACCTCAAGGATTGGTGCATCTCCAGACAGCTCTGGTGGGGCCACCGCATTCCCGCCTACTTCGCTTACAAGAAGGGAAATAGGCCTGAACAGACCATCTCCACCGATAACTGGGTCGCCGCCAGGAATCTGGAATAGGCTTACGAAAAGGCTGCCAAACTGCTGAACCTGCCAAGGGAGGAGATCGAAATCGAGCAGGACGGCGATGTGCTTGACACCTGGTTCAGCTCTGGACTCTTCCCCTTCTCTCCACTCAAGTGGCCAGACGTTGAGCATCCCGACTTCACCACTTTCTTCCCCAACCAGATCCTCTAAACCGGCCACGATATCCTCTTCTTCTGGGTCGCTCGTATGGTCATGATGTCCGTATGGCTGACTGGCAAAATCCCCTTCAAGGAGGTCCTGCTGCATCCCTTGGTCTGCGACTCCGAGGGAAACAAGATGTCTAAATCCCGCGGAAACGTCATCGATCCTTTGGAGATCATCGACGGCACCACTCTCGACAACCTCATCAGCAAGGTCCGAAACAGCAACCTTCCCAAGGGAGAGCAAGATGCTTCCATCAAAAAACTTCGCCATGAGTTCGCACAAGGCATTCCTGAATGCGGTTCTGACGCCCTGCGTTTCGGTCTTCTTTCCTATATGGTTCAGAGCAGAAGCATCAACTTGAACATCAACAAGATCATCAGCTTCAGGCAGTTCTGCAACAAGATCTGGCAGACCTTCAAATTCACCAAGCCAAAATTCGACCTGATCACTGATTTCACCCGCCAGCTCAACCCCACCAAGCAAAATTTCCTCAACAGCTGGATCCTCGCCAAACTCAATACCATGATCGTCGAAATCAATACCAGCTTTGAAAAGTACGCTCTCGGAGAATCCGCCAACTCTTCTATAACTTCTGGCAGTATGAGCTTTGCGATGTTTATCTTGAAGCCACCAACCTATTTTCATCAACGGAAGCGCCGAAGAGAAAGAACTCACCGCCCTCACTCTCTTCGTTTGCTTGGAGAATGGATTGAGATGCCTTCACCCCATGATGCCCTTCATCAGCGAGGAGCTTTACCAGAAACTCCCAGCCTTCCCCGGAAAGGCCAAGAGCATCACTATTGCTCCCTATCCCACCTCCCTACAGAGCAATTCGAAGGCACTGAGGCTTACTTCAAGTCCATCGACACTGAGTTTGAAAAGGTGAACAAGATCGCCGGCTCTCTGAGGTCGATCGCTGCCAGCGTCAACCTGCCACCCCACATCAGGCCCACCGCCTTCATCATCACTGAAGAGCCCGTCATCAAGGAGCAAACCGACCTGCTAGCCACTCTGGGCAAGTGTTCCAAGATCCAGATCATTTCCTAGGAGAAGGAAGTTCCCAAGGGCTGCGGAGTCTCCAACGTTGGCACCACTAAGATCTTCCTCGAGCTTGGCGCCCACATCAACTTCGATAAAGAGCTGGAAAGATTGAACAAGAAGCTGGCTGAATTGACCACCTTCAAGGCAAACCTCCTCAAGAACATCAACGATCCCAACAGGCACAAAATCCCGAGAAGCTAAAGATCTAACAGGACCAGAAGATGGAGGGATTTTTGAAGGAGGAGGCAATTATCCTGGAAGCCATCCAAAAGATCAAGGAACTGCAGTGATTACACATCAATAGCATTCATATAAGTTATTTAGTAAACACCTTGATTCAAATCTATTTAAATTATAATCACCCACATAACCCACCAAGGCCCACACATGCAGATCAACATAGAGAATTCAGAAACAGGAGAGGAGAGCTTTTTCTTCGAGCCCATTCCCAACAAATTACTCGAAGAAAAATAGACAAAGGAAGTGCTCACCAAGTGGTATAAAGAATCTCACTTAGGGGTCTCAGCGAAACTCTCAAGATTGGCTCCTTCCGCTACAACCAGCACTTCCAGGAATACGAAGCCAACCGCTTCCTGCACGACTTGTTCAACAATCCCAACGTTAGATACGTCATGAATAATGTACAACCATCACCACATAGATCAAATTCTCACAGGCATCGGTTGGAACGGTAGAGTTCGAAAGATTAAGATGCCATGAACTCACCATGGAGCTTTTCGACTAATTGGAAAAGGAAGGTAAAAGTAGGATTAGTCTAGAAATCGTACGCAAGGGATACATCTCCAAGATGATGCCGGAATACCATGAAGAAATCGAGATTTGTGATCGGCTTAGGGAGTGCCTGCTGATGGAATAAAGCGAAAAATTCTGTGTCTTTAATGaaacacaaagaaaataatTGCTTCTTCGTCTCTTCCAGCTATTGGTGGTCGGTGGATCCTTCAACCAATACGAGGATGTGATCCACCCCTACCTCTAATGGACCAAAAAGATATACAAATCCTTGGTTTCCGTGAGGAAGAGAAACGAAACCGGAGAAATCTTCATGGAGTCAATTTTCTACGAGGTGAAATCAATGGACGGAGGCAAGAGCTTCAAGAAAGCTACCATCCCCAAAACGTGCTCTACGTTGTGATCAATCCAAGCATAAGGACAGTCCACGTGATCGGAAACGACTGGAAGAAGTTTTGGTGAAGATGATGTGTGTTTGATAATAGGTATGGATGGATATGAAAGTTTCATCATTTGCGGGCGTGTAGGAAAGGTTCTTACCGCCTACGGTGAAGACCATGTGCTTGCTGAAGCTATTCTTGATCGGACTCATGGTGCGTCGGGTGTAGATTTGCTTCGTAGAAAGGGAAACGTTTTGGTCCTTCTTAGAAGGAGTATCAATTTTTTCACCTTAGATTCCGTAGGAATATTTTTTCGACATTTTCAAATTTCCCTTTTCTCGTGGAGATTTCTCCTACATTGAGGCTTTCTTTTGGAAGATCCTCTTTTTGGAGTGTTGGAGGGCCCTATGTGAGGTTTTGATTTTTGGTTGACGCACCTAAATCACGTATATTTTACTCTTAAATTTGATGTTATATTTTGATCTGCATTTACTTTTAGATGGTGGCCACCATATTCTAGCTTTAAGGCTGGTCTTTGAAGAGTTGTTAATCGTAAGATTTCCGCTTTGCCTTCAAATTGAAGATGATTTCCTCTTTGTCCAACATTTAAAAGTTGTGATGCAGGTTCTTCAGttcgattttttttatttcaaatcttTAATTGTGCTTCGTCAAAtcgaatgatttttctttttagaataAACTTTGGAAGAAGGATTCGTGTTCTTGAGAGTAGGCTTGCTTATTATgataaattttatgaaaaactcATCGTATCTGGGTTTTTTATATCTTGACTAGCATGgaaaatttgtttcattttattgaacaattcattatttttatccttcattttccttcttgatGGAGAATAAACCCTTACAGCTTAATTGTTATTGATAAAATCGTTTATCTTGAAACGGTAAGCTTCGGTAATTTCTGTCCTTTTGTGCTTCACTACGTTGCCAATCGAAAGAAACAACCTGAAGAGCTAAATAGGAAAGTCTTTACAGTATTGATTTAGTTTGTAGAGTCAAAGCCTTTGAATGATTCATGGATCGAAAGAGGAATTTCGTCATCATTATTTCGAGTGATCCAAGGATGCTTTAGCGCATCATTCACGTTATATCTTTCCTCATACTCCTTCTTGGATATCTTTCCATAAAGTTCTGAGCCAACGGATCAGGCAAAACGGGAAAACTCTCattcttcaatttcaatttaaattcaTCCGTTTTCATCCCAGGGTAATAGTAAGGATGCCTTCCCTAGTTAAAGAGCATAAACATGATTACCGCACAGGACCACAGGTCGACAGATTTGGTGTATGAGGGTTTATTGAAGATTTCTGGTGCCATGTAGAGGAGGGTTCCGCATTGAGCTTTGATGTTTACTGGATTGTGGATTTCAAGCTTGGCGGAGAGTCCGAAGTCGACAATTTTGACAGTGGAGAGGTCGTCGCAATCCTCGAACagtatgttttctatcttaTAATGGAGATACTTGCCTGTTTTAAGGTCCCGGTGAATGATGTTCAAGCCGTGAAGGTACTTTATCCCCTCGAGTAGATGCTTGAAAAATAAGGCAATTTAAGCATCCTTGAACgggtttcttttctctttctttattcgATTAGATGTTTCAAAGTGCCTCCCTTGATGAGTTCCATCTTGATGATGAGGCATTGATCAGTTTcgataaaagaataaaatttgaCTATATTTTTATGGTCGATTGATGCCAATATCTATGCCTACTTCGAGAAGAGTCTAATCTTTGAGTGATAGACTGCTTATTTTTTGATCATCTACATGGGGCCGAACTTACCTTCACCGCGTAATGTCTGTATCTTTTGGATCGAAGCATTAGTAAACTTGGGCAAAGGAGCCAGATCCGAGCAAGTTCTTCACCTCAGGCCTAAAGATTGCAAATGATTCATTTCGGAAGACcaataattttataaataaaacaacATTAAATTCGAGTATTAGAAAGGCAACAATAAGTCGATTTGATATTATATAGAGATTATAGGGGAAAGATTCTTATAAGTAATCAGTGACGGACCATACTCTTTTGGAAGTTTTCGTTCTTGACTTATTATTATTAGTCGTCGTATGATAGCTTTCTTTTCACGTTTTT is a window from the Nymphaea colorata isolate Beijing-Zhang1983 unplaced genomic scaffold, ASM883128v2 scaffold0574, whole genome shotgun sequence genome containing:
- the LOC116245207 gene encoding LOW QUALITY PROTEIN: valine--tRNA ligase, mitochondrial 1-like (The sequence of the model RefSeq protein was modified relative to this genomic sequence to represent the inferred CDS: inserted 3 bases in 3 codons; substituted 4 bases at 4 genomic stop codons), with the translated sequence MFRMLVTRYASKLAKPKKQASYMLQEKKVETEQVPLRKPSPRRAIFFHANNQTTNPKRFTICLPPPNVTXYLHIGHALTVAIEDALVRNKRMSGYETLFIPGTDHAGIATQTVAEKKLFKXTGKTRHDLGREKFLEVVWQFKETHGNGILNQLRRTAGSMDWDRLAFTMDDNLSKAVAEGFVRLFXMGLIYRANRLVNWSTSLKTAISDIEVEHIDIEKRKLLDVPGYDKKVEFGVIVHFKYALKEDPTRFVEVATTRIETMLGDTAIAVHPEDPRYKDLIGKEIQHPFIPDRRMVVIADEMVDREFGTGCVKITPAHDHNDYACGQRHKLEFINIFTEDGLINENGGQFKGLKRFECRRIIEEELKKLGLFVEKKDNKMRLGLCSRSQDVIEPIIKPQWYVKCSEISNKMIDIVKTGEMIIHPKEEEDTWYRWMENLKDWCISRQLWWGHRIPAYFAYKKGNRPEQTISTDNWVAARNLEXAYEKAAKLLNLPREEIEIEQDGDVLDTWFSSGLFPFSPLKWPDVEHPDFTTFFPNQILXTGHDILFFWVARMVMMSVWLTGKIPFKEVLLHPLVCDSEGNKMSKSRGNVIDPLEIIDGTTLDNLISKVRNSNLPKGEQDASIKKLRHEFAQGIPECGSDALRFGLLSYMVQSRSINLNINKIISFRQFCNKIWQTFKFTKPKFDLITDFTRQLNPTKQNFLNSWILAKLNTMIVEINTSFEKYALGESAXLFYNFWQYELCDVYLEATNLFSSTEAPKRKNXTALTLFVCLENGLRCLHPMMPFISEELYQKLPAFPGKAKSITIAPYPTSLQSNSKALRLTSSPSTLSLKR